Proteins from a genomic interval of Paenibacillus sp. 37:
- the nikB gene encoding nickel ABC transporter permease, whose product MVRQSFSRIIQLILVLLMLSLATFLLMKLAPGDPVLTILKANEGAVSQSDQDQVQEQLGLNLPLVQQYGLWLQGVIQLDLGKSFVNNRAVWDLMMDRLPATVSLTSGAIVVLLLISVPLAILGAKYKGKWPDHLSRLFALIGASIPSFWLGLLLIYAFAFKLNWLPTMGSGNVRHLILPSITLGFVMAPEYIRLLRSGLLDALSQEYVRAARARGIAEWRVIARHALRAALLPVITIFGMSLGALLAGSVVTETLFAWPGLGSMVMEAITQRNYPVIQGYVLLTGVFIVTANVLVDLSYSLLDPRIRSGRGRNV is encoded by the coding sequence ATGGTTCGGCAATCCTTTTCACGAATCATTCAGCTGATCCTTGTACTTTTAATGCTGAGCCTGGCAACCTTCCTGCTGATGAAGCTGGCTCCAGGTGATCCCGTACTTACGATATTGAAGGCCAACGAGGGAGCTGTCTCCCAATCGGATCAGGACCAGGTGCAAGAACAGCTTGGATTGAATTTACCACTTGTGCAGCAGTATGGTCTCTGGCTTCAGGGCGTGATTCAGCTCGACCTGGGAAAGTCATTTGTTAATAACCGGGCTGTGTGGGACCTGATGATGGATCGACTTCCCGCCACAGTATCGCTGACTTCAGGTGCGATTGTCGTGTTATTGCTTATATCCGTCCCGCTGGCTATATTGGGTGCAAAATATAAAGGGAAATGGCCGGATCATCTCAGTCGACTATTCGCATTGATCGGAGCTTCCATCCCCAGCTTCTGGCTAGGCTTATTGTTAATCTACGCCTTTGCCTTCAAGCTAAACTGGCTACCTACGATGGGCAGTGGCAACGTCAGGCATCTCATTCTTCCATCGATTACACTGGGGTTTGTCATGGCCCCCGAGTACATCCGCTTGCTTCGGTCGGGACTGCTGGATGCGTTATCGCAGGAATATGTGCGCGCCGCTCGTGCAAGAGGCATAGCGGAGTGGAGGGTCATCGCCAGACATGCACTTCGTGCCGCTCTTCTGCCAGTCATTACGATTTTCGGAATGAGTCTGGGTGCACTGCTGGCAGGTTCAGTCGTGACTGAAACTCTTTTTGCCTGGCCGGGTCTGGGAAGTATGGTCATGGAAGCGATCACTCAACGGAACTATCCGGTTATTCAGGGATATGTTCTGCTGACAGGCGTATTCATTGTGACAGCCAATGTGCTTGTGGATCTTAGTTATAGTCTGCTCGATCCCCGAATTCGCTCGGGAAGGGGGAGAAACGTGTGA
- the nikA gene encoding nickel ABC transporter substrate-binding protein, with translation MSLGIRSQRSKIFFGFILILCAVTFLSGCSQASRSSGSSSEENTPATSVSKDITIIHSLPNDTLDPHNTWITLRAGVTETLLRLDENMKISPWLASDWETKDDRTWVFSIREGIQFQDGTPLDAQAVKASFERGIADSKALAAALKIASMEANGQQLQITTTEPYPAFPTELVHPTTSIISVAAENQMGKEAFNNAPVGTGPFKVTSFTPGSEIHLVRNDDYWDGKAKLNEVTFKFNADANVRTLAFQSKQADIVFHLSPEMLTSIEADNELSVSSVTSLRTHYFTYNPASSSVSDHRVREALDKLIDRDSIVQDIMLGHASPANGPFNASLPFGNREGYQKLDEAGALRLLESAGYTKGSDGKFQKDGKPLTLKLIAFTGVNPELPLIPQVVQSEAAKAGITIEIVSVEYPEVYIADHTDWDMSTSSYLTSPRGDGGSFLNSAYVPGGSYNPANIQVDGLEPILKELNETGDTEKRNEITQQAVTVINKALPHSYIINPNILVGINQRVTDWKPGAEEFYIVTHTLDVK, from the coding sequence ATGAGTTTAGGAATTCGATCACAGCGTAGTAAAATCTTCTTTGGATTTATCTTGATATTATGTGCGGTCACCTTTCTGTCTGGATGTAGTCAGGCTAGTCGTTCCTCCGGTTCATCTAGCGAGGAAAATACGCCTGCTACATCCGTCTCTAAAGACATTACAATCATACATAGTCTTCCCAATGATACGCTGGATCCGCACAATACGTGGATTACGTTGCGTGCTGGTGTAACGGAAACATTATTGCGACTGGATGAAAATATGAAGATTTCTCCGTGGCTCGCAAGTGACTGGGAAACCAAGGATGATCGCACATGGGTCTTCTCGATTCGGGAAGGCATACAATTTCAGGATGGAACACCACTGGATGCTCAAGCGGTAAAAGCATCGTTTGAGCGTGGCATTGCCGACAGTAAAGCACTTGCCGCCGCTCTTAAAATCGCTTCAATGGAGGCGAACGGACAGCAACTTCAAATTACGACAACCGAGCCTTACCCGGCATTTCCTACAGAACTGGTGCATCCGACCACCAGTATTATCAGTGTAGCTGCCGAGAATCAAATGGGCAAAGAGGCATTCAACAATGCCCCGGTAGGAACCGGTCCGTTCAAGGTTACCAGCTTCACACCGGGCAGCGAAATTCATCTGGTGCGTAACGACGATTACTGGGATGGCAAGGCCAAGTTAAATGAGGTTACATTCAAATTTAATGCTGATGCCAATGTCAGAACGCTCGCTTTTCAGTCCAAACAAGCGGACATTGTATTTCATTTGTCTCCAGAGATGCTGACATCTATCGAAGCTGACAACGAGCTCAGCGTTAGCTCGGTTACGAGCTTGAGAACACATTATTTTACCTACAATCCTGCAAGTTCAAGCGTCAGCGATCACCGTGTTCGAGAAGCCCTGGACAAACTGATTGACCGGGATTCGATTGTACAGGATATTATGCTTGGTCATGCTTCACCAGCCAATGGTCCATTTAATGCTTCACTTCCTTTTGGCAATAGAGAAGGGTATCAGAAACTGGACGAAGCAGGTGCACTCCGGCTATTGGAAAGCGCAGGGTACACCAAAGGCTCAGATGGGAAATTTCAAAAAGATGGAAAACCGTTGACATTAAAACTGATTGCTTTTACCGGCGTGAATCCCGAGCTGCCGCTGATACCGCAGGTAGTTCAGTCAGAAGCAGCCAAAGCGGGTATTACGATTGAAATTGTTTCTGTAGAATATCCTGAAGTATACATCGCAGATCATACCGATTGGGATATGTCTACATCGAGTTATTTGACTTCCCCAAGAGGAGACGGAGGCTCATTTCTGAATTCCGCATATGTTCCGGGTGGCTCTTACAACCCTGCCAATATTCAAGTCGATGGATTGGAGCCCATTCTGAAGGAACTGAATGAGACAGGTGATACAGAGAAACGAAACGAGATTACTCAGCAGGCAGTGACAGTGATCAACAAGGCTTTGCCTCATTCCTATATTATCAATCCCAACATTCTGGTGGGGATCAATCAGCGGGTAACCGATTGGAAACCTGGAGCAGAGGAGTTCTATATCGTAACGCATACACTGGATGTGAAGTGA
- a CDS encoding opine metallophore biosynthesis dehydrogenase, translating to MQETSALGNVLIVGGGPAGIHVAVDLSKGWSHRIGVANRKGIHAERLLTELEEHEFHVSTEVLVERARHLSATARLDRFYAGFDTIEDDWQTIVLCVPCHSYVDVIRELKLDYRLEVKRIILISPGIGSNMLVQESLDAVRDRIEVISFSTYYAATKFDPAAATLLKSIVKGLKRKIHMGSSRANSRTLFHLQDFFASLGIEAEQTPHPIGAESRSITTYVHPPFFMDSFSLNEIFSHTRSTKYMYKLYPEGPVTPGTIHSMVRLWKEISCVLVKFGAEPMNLLKFMNDDNYPVQEQSLSRSDIEGFVQFDELHQEYLLYIRYASLLIDPFSSPGKQGQYRSFAAVPYQQVSLDHEGKWVIPRIPYEDYRKLKLLYHIGQTLQIPMPQARTFMQNFEHQLGAFMKQQGADAFRSELVQDNTLEEAKIIIRKMHTLDLKGREDVFKS from the coding sequence ATGCAAGAAACATCGGCTCTAGGCAATGTATTGATTGTTGGTGGAGGCCCGGCGGGTATTCATGTTGCCGTGGATCTGTCCAAAGGTTGGTCTCATCGGATCGGTGTGGCGAACCGGAAGGGAATACACGCAGAGCGACTTCTAACGGAGCTTGAAGAGCACGAATTCCACGTATCCACAGAGGTTCTGGTCGAACGTGCCAGACATCTTTCGGCAACTGCCCGCCTGGACAGGTTTTATGCAGGATTCGACACGATAGAAGATGATTGGCAAACCATTGTTTTGTGTGTTCCCTGTCACAGCTACGTTGATGTCATCCGTGAATTAAAGCTGGATTACAGGCTTGAGGTTAAACGAATCATTCTCATCTCTCCGGGCATAGGCTCGAACATGCTTGTTCAAGAAAGTCTCGATGCAGTTAGAGATCGCATAGAAGTGATCAGCTTCTCGACATACTATGCAGCTACTAAATTTGACCCGGCTGCTGCTACTCTCCTGAAATCTATCGTCAAAGGCTTGAAGAGAAAAATTCACATGGGTTCCAGTCGAGCAAATAGTCGTACGCTGTTCCACCTTCAAGACTTTTTCGCCAGTTTAGGCATTGAAGCTGAACAGACCCCGCATCCAATTGGAGCCGAAAGCAGAAGCATTACGACCTATGTGCATCCACCGTTTTTTATGGATTCATTTTCGTTAAATGAAATCTTCAGCCATACTCGTTCCACCAAATATATGTATAAACTATACCCGGAAGGACCCGTTACACCTGGCACCATCCACAGTATGGTCCGGCTGTGGAAGGAAATTTCCTGCGTGCTTGTGAAGTTTGGAGCGGAACCGATGAACCTGCTGAAATTTATGAATGATGACAACTATCCTGTCCAGGAGCAGTCACTCTCCAGATCAGATATCGAGGGATTCGTTCAGTTTGATGAACTTCATCAGGAGTACTTACTGTATATCAGGTACGCCTCGCTCCTCATTGATCCCTTCTCCAGCCCGGGCAAACAGGGTCAATATCGTTCATTTGCAGCTGTACCTTACCAGCAGGTAAGCCTGGATCATGAAGGGAAATGGGTTATTCCGCGTATTCCTTATGAAGATTACAGAAAATTAAAACTGTTATACCATATTGGACAAACTTTGCAAATTCCAATGCCTCAAGCCAGAACGTTCATGCAGAACTTTGAGCATCAATTAGGGGCATTTATGAAACAACAAGGAGCAGATGCATTTCGTTCTGAACTCGTCCAGGACAACACCTTGGAGGAAGCGAAAATTATTATCCGTAAAATGCACACGCTGGATTTAAAGGGTAGAGAGGATGTTTTCAAATCATGA